GGCCTGATCTTTATGCTAAGGTAAGCTGACAATGTTAACTTGGGACCTTTTTGTGCTTGACATTTTGTTAATAAGTCTTTTAAGTTTCTAAAACTTGGAGTTATTCAGCAACATCACAGAGACCAAGTTAATGAGCCAGTTCGTGACAGAAGTTCAAGTGTAACATATGCAGATTCTGAATATGGTTCTGGTGCATCAGGGCGTTCAGGTTTGGGAACTGGAAGAGTGATTGAAAAGATTAAAGAGCCTGCATATGACAGGCCCTGGTATGAATCTGGCAGTAATATAACTGCAGTGGCCCATCAGAAGAATGGTTTTGGCCTGAAACATGGACTTGAAAGCTATGCTGCCCCTGAGGCTGCAAATTCTGATTCAGATCTACAGTTCAAGCAAAACATTGCCGGTAGGAGCACCAATGGGATGAGTGGGAACTGGAAAAACTCTGAGGAGGAGGAGTTTATGTGGGGTGAAATGAATTCTAGACCTACTGTTTGCAGTGCAGCTGATGCTTCAGCTAAAGATCATTGGCCATCTGATGATTATGATAGATTGGTGAgtttttttaaggtttttgTGGATTGTTAAACACGATATAGGATATTGTGTCACCTGTTTTGTACCTCTGTGGGTGCTTCTTCTTCTGATTAATTTGCGAAGCAAAGTTTGGAGAATTGAAGGTTTATTTTCATGCTGTCCATATTGATCGAGATTGGATTCTGATTTATCCATGTTTTTCTCAAATATCATTagacatttaaattaaaaaaatttacatgtgtGTTGGAGCAGTCTGTTACATGGAAAGTCGAGTTCAGGAGTGTGGCACCTAAAGAAGGGTAGATCGTCTGCTATCTCTTTGCATAATCATTATAGTTAGGATTATCTGTTTTGCTGTGTCTTTCCATTTCACATGATAACACTTCTAACTTATAATCTGGAGTTCCAGATTTGTTTAGCCACTGCGTGTTACTGTAACACTTACTTCCAGATGTTTAGACTTTGCCCTCTCCCGtatattaatactttttagtTTGAGAGCTGGTCTGTATACTTTGTTATCATTCAGTTATATGCTAATGTATTATCAGTGAAAagatttacttaaaaaaagtGTTGATGAACGATATTCTcagttctttttcttctcatgcAATGATCAAATCTGCGATGGTGGGCTTGTGCAGGGCTTTGGCAGTAATCTCCGTAGTCCTCAAGATATGCATGGTATCGGGTCAAGGGATGATGATGAAGCCTCAGCAGATTCAATATCCATGGATCTGGGCCAAGTTGCTTCTAGGACTCGAGTGCAATCATGGTCACAAAAGCCGCCTCCACCAGAAGGAAGGATGCTCTCTGGGACTGGTAAAAGCATGTTAGGTTACTCCGAGGGGTACCCTATTGGATTGAACAGTTCACACAGTACATTGGGCAGGGCAACTTCCCAGGCACTTCTGGGCCCAGCTCATATTGGAGACCCAAGCTTCAAGTTTTCAACAAATCTGGTGCCAGGGCCCAAAGTTTCCGTGACACAACAGGGACATACTCTTGGATCTATGCCATCCTCAACACGATCATTAATGCAACAACCCGCATCACCTTCTTTCTCATCACATAATCCAAATCAACTACTAAATTTTGCTGAGCGTAACCAGACCTCGATTGGACCTCCTACTGATCCAAGAAGGCCTTCAGGGCATAAAAGTACTGGATATCATAAACAATCTTCTGAGGATTCTCTGCCTTTGCCGTCTCGGGATGTCAATCAGGCTAGCACACAGAGGTTGCATCCCCAAAGTTTACGGTCTTCTTCTGCACAGATACCTCCTTTGCAGCATAAGAAACATGCTCCCTCTGCTCAACAGAGAAATCTTGAAGTTCCTGAATTTGAATCTTATGGACAAGGGCAGAACTCATTGCCATCAAAACTTTCAGGCTCTGAGAGTCGCTCCACAATGGGAAATTCATCATCGGACCAATCCAATCCTCTTACTGTTGATTCTCCTGGACAATCCATTACGAGCAGTTTGTTGGATGCTGTAGAAAAAAGTGGAGTGCTGAGTGGTAATTCTCCTGTGGGTAGCTTAACTAAGCCAAGTTTTCAAGAAGCTAGGCCTAGGTCATATCTAGGAGATGTGCAACCACCTCTTCCAAGTCGCCCTGCTGCCGACGTTTCGTCCACTCCGCATGTTCATGGAAGCACATTGCTCCCtacattttctcaaaaaaagtTAGAACAGCCACCCTTGCGAACTGGCCAGTCCTCCTCATCTTCAGCAGGTGTTGACTCAGAACTGGCACCAAGTTCAGTTAATTCCACCTCTAATCCTGTTTCTAGTCTGTTAAGCTCATTGGTTGCCAAAGGCTTGATATCCACTGTGAAGCCTGATCTAGTGTTGTCTGCATCACCTAAGAGATCCGATCAACCACTGGACAGAGGTCCTGGGGTTGCAGGCACTAGTTGTGCTCCAGTTTCTTCTGTTCCAATCTCCATATCGAGACCTCTTGAATCGATCCCATCTGGTCCGTCTTCACTTAAGCCTGCAGTTGCAAGCACTAGTTGTGCTCTAGTTTCTTCTGTTCCAATTGCCATGTCGAGACCTCTTGAATCGATCCCATGTCATCCGTCTTCACTTAAGCCTGCGACTAAAGATTCTGATGGTTTGCCCCAGGCAGCAGCAAAGACAAAACATCTTATTGGTTTTGAATTCAGGCCAGATGTAGTTCGTAATTTGCATCCGGAAGTGGTCAGTGATCTTCTCTCTGAGCTTCCACATCGGTGCAGCTTATGTGGTCTCAGACTCAAGCTTGAAGAAACACTCAACAGACACATGGAATGGCATGCATTAAGAGATCCTGAGCAGAATCCTGCAGACACGACATCAAGGAGGTGGTATATCAACTCATTTGATTGGGTTGCTggaattgattatttatatctcGGAGATAGTCCCTCGGACATGTTAGGAGATTCCGTTGGAACATTGGAAAGTGGTGAGCAGATNNNNNNNNNNCATGTATTTTGTGTGGTGAGTTGTTTGAAGACTTCTACAGCCGAGAAAGGGATGAATGGATGTTCAGAGGAGCTGTTTACTTGACCAGTCCATCGTCGGAGTCCCATGAAAAGAATGAAGATATGAGTGGTTCTGCTATTCTAGGTCCTATAGTCCATGCAAACTGTAT
This DNA window, taken from Sesamum indicum cultivar Zhongzhi No. 13 unplaced genomic scaffold, S_indicum_v1.0 scaffold00165, whole genome shotgun sequence, encodes the following:
- the LOC105179553 gene encoding LOW QUALITY PROTEIN: polyadenylation and cleavage factor homolog 4-like (The sequence of the model RefSeq protein was modified relative to this genomic sequence to represent the inferred CDS: deleted 2 bases in 1 codon) — translated: MESTRRPFDRSLSKEPGLKKPRLSEDPVAADRISNGRAGFPQRSAVSNSGGGASRPQRDRDSESTDSVRGPYQLQSGQQLHQELVTQYKTALAELTFNSKPIITNLTIIAGENLNAAKAIAATVCANILEVPSEQKLPSLYLLDSIVKNIGRDYIKYFASRLPEVFIKAYKQVDPTVHPGMRHLFGTWKGVFPPQTLQMIEKELGFTTAANGSSSGTAPRPDSQTQRPAHSIHVNPKYLEARQRLQTTKARGASSDTSGALVISHEDVEALDRTGSITSGRSWPDLYAKQHHRDQVNEPVRDRSSSVTYADSEYGSGASGRSGLGTGRVIEKIKEPAYDRPWYESGSNITAVAHQKNGFGLKHGLESYAAPEAANSDSDLQFKQNIAGRSTNGMSGNWKNSEEEEFMWGEMNSRPTVCSAADASAKDHWPSDDYDRLGFGSNLRSPQDMHGIGSRDDDEASADSISMDLGQVASRTRVQSWSQKPPPPEGRMLSGTGKSMLGYSEGYPIGLNSSHSTLGRATSQALLGPAHIGDPSFKFSTNLVPGPKVSVTQQGHTLGSMPSSTRSLMQQPASPSFSSHNPNQLLNFAERNQTSIGPPTDPRRPSGHKSTGYHKQSSEDSLPLPSRDVNQASTQRLHPQSLRSSSAQIPPLQHKKHAPSAQQRNLEVPEFESYGQGQNSLPSKLSGSESRSTMGNSSSDQSNPLTVDSPGQSITSSLLDAVEKSGVLSGNSPVGSLTKPSFQEARPRSYLGDVQPPLPSRPAADVSSTPHVHGSTLLPTFSQKKLEQPPLRTGQSSSSSAGVDSELAPSSVNSTSNPVSSLLSSLVAKGLISTVKPDLVLSASPKRSDQPLDRGPGVAGTSCAPVSSVPISISRPLESIPSGPSSLKPAVASTSCALVSSVPIAMSRPLESIPCHPSSLKPATKDSDGLPQAAAKTKHLIGFEFRPDVVRNLHPEVVSDLLSELPHRCSLCGLRLKLEETLNRHMEWHALRDPEQNPADTTSRRWYINSFDWVAGIDYLYLGDSPSDMLGDSVGTLESGEQXXXXCILCGELFEDFYSRERDEWMFRGAVYLTSPSSESHEKNEDMSGSAILGPIVHANCISEDSVHDLRLACDVKLVLNA